One region of Phoenix dactylifera cultivar Barhee BC4 unplaced genomic scaffold, palm_55x_up_171113_PBpolish2nd_filt_p 000143F, whole genome shotgun sequence genomic DNA includes:
- the LOC103711993 gene encoding F-box protein At-B isoform X2 translates to MAKVVRGGGDGGLIERLPQSLVLEIFGRLDLESLCSAAPACKALRFSVSQVLSTISTIDLSGFSHTVQILNRVLTNNRMLRSLTLDCVELDDSSIEVFGKEHLQELVLLKCFRFSLYILTAISRKCPNLRLLSLEMVCPCDVESPDDCNNSIAKMLEGCLYLESLSIKFHDHYGDTCYVEFSQLILPKTIRVLLLQPISDRQAKLLVLKAGADRNSTASLAGAGSSFLRPNSNGLQSLSLVLNKIKDELLIAIASSLPQLVGLCLEDKPLGEPSLHNDLTNRGLQSLGSCRNLTSLSLTRSRQNYPATFRRVNDVGILLLSEGCRRLESVRLGGFSRVTDAGYVSFLHSCKNLKRFEVVNAFFLSDLAFHNLADATNSLVEVRLLSCNLVTSETAESLSLCRNLEVLDLSGCKSTADVGLISISKLCKLTTLDLGGADITDSGLAALGHGSCPIASLCLRGCKRITDRGIALLLYQDGIIRRTLSTLDLGYLPGLSDKGMSTIAEVCREITNLSIRSCFYVTDASITVLGSMEAFEGKRRPLRKLDLYSCSGLSNASFWLLAPPFFRGLRWLGVGNTRLLDESENRFVELSRDRPCLTICTKGCEMGCKAGFHALT, encoded by the exons ATGGCGAAGGTGGTACGAGGAGGCGGCGATGGGGGGCTGATAGAGAGGCTACCACAGAGCCTAGTACTGGAAATATTTGGGAGGCTCGACTTGGAGTCTCTGTGCTCGGCGGCTCCCGCCTGCAAAGCTCTCCGGTTCTCGGTGTCGCAGGTTCTCTCAACCATCTCCACAATCGACCTCTCT GGGTTTTCACATACTGTCCAGATCCTGAATAGAGTTCTGACTAATAATAGAATGCTTCGAAGCCTTACCCTTGATTGTGTTGAGCTAGATGATTCTTCAATTGAAGTTTTTGGCAAGGAACATCTCCAAGAACTTGTTTTGCTTAAGTGCTTCAGGTTCTCTTTGTATATTCTCACAGCCATCAGCAGAAAGTGCCCCAATTTAAG ACTTTTATCATTGGAAATGGTATGTCCATGTGATGTTGAATCACCTGATGACTGCAACAATTCCATAGCAAAGATGCTCGAGGGATGCTTGTACTTGGAG TCTCTGTCTATAAAGTTCCATGACCATTATGGTGACACATGTTATGTTGAATTCAGCCAGCTCATCCTTCCGAAAACCATTAGAGTTCTGCTGTTGCAGCCTATATCTGATAGGCAAGCCAAGCTGCTTGTCCTCAAAGCTGGAGCTGATAGGAATTCAACCGCATCGTTAGCTGGTGCTGGCAGTTCCTTTCTAAGGCCCAATAGTAATGGACTGCAGTCGCTATCTCttgttttaaataaaataaaagatgaaCTTCTTATAGCTATTGCAAGCAGTCTTCCTCAATTGGTTGGGCTGTGTCTTGAAGATAAACCACTGGGGGAGCCCTCTTTGCACAATGACTTGACCAACAGAGGGCTTCAGTCTCTAGGCTCCTGTAGAAATTTGACTAGCCTTTCGCTTACACGGAGTAGACAAAATTACCCAGCCACTTTCAGAAGGGTGAATGATGTTGGTATTCTCCTCCTATCTGAGGGATGTAGAAGACTTGAATCAGTAAGACTTGGTGGATTTTCTCGAGTGACCGATGCAGGCTATGTATCTTTTCTTCACTCCTGCAAGAACTTGAAAAGGTTTGAGGTCGTCAATGCTTTTTTCTTGTCAGATTTGGCATTTCACAATCTTGCTGATGCCACAAACTCCCTTGTTGAAGTGAGATTGTTGTCCTGCAATCTTGTAACCAGTGAAACTGCAGAATCTCTATCCTTATGCAGAAATTTGGAGGTTCTGGACCTTTCAGGATGCAAAAGCACTGCAGATGTTGGGctcatttcaatttcaaaacttTGTAAATTGACTACATTGGATCTTGGTGGAGCTGATATTACTGACAGTGGTTTAGCAGCCCTTGGTCATGGGAGTTGCCCGATTGCTTCTTTATGTCTAAGGGGCTGCAAAAGGATCACAGATAGAGGGATAGCGCTTTTGTTGTATCAGGATGGCATTATTAGGAGAACTTTATCAACTCTTGATCTGGGTTACCTGCCTGGATTGTCGGATAAAGGTATGTCTACTATTGCTGAGGTCTGTAGAGAAATCACCAACCTCAGCATCCGGAGTTGTTTCTATGTCACTGATGCTTCTATAACAGTTCTGGGTTCAATGGAAGCATTTGAGGGCAAAAGAAGACCACTTCGAAAGCTTGATCTCTATAGCTGTAGTGGGTTGTCAAACGCTTCTTTTTGGCTACTTGCCCCTCCCTTCTTCCGTGGCCTACGCTGGCTTGGTGTGGGAAACACTAGGTTGCTGGATGAAAGCGAAAACAGATTTGTGGAACTTTCAAGAGACCGACCATGCCTAACAATTTGCACAAAGGGCTGTGAGATGGGTTGCAAGGCTGGATTTCATGCATTGACATGA
- the LOC103722390 gene encoding COP9 signalosome complex subunit 6-like: LTDNWPSILEICHYFQELHVIDGIPQLIFVRSNYTIETVEAERISVDHVAHLKPSDGGSAATQLAAHLTGMHSAIKMLNSRIRVVHQYLQAMQRGDIPLDNSLLRQVLSLLRRLPAMESEKFQDDFLMEFNDTLLMTYLMMFTNCSSTMNELVDKFNTTYDRQSRRGGRTAFI, from the exons TTAACTGACAATTGGCCTTCTATTCTGGAAATATGTCATTACTTTCAAGAGTTGCACGTCATTGATGGAATTCCTCAGCTCATATTTGTTAGATCAAACTACACCATTGAG ACAGTAGAGGCCGAGCGAATTTCAGTTGAtcatgtagctcatcttaagccATCTGATGGTGGCTCGGCTGCAACACAAT TGGCTGCCCATCTGACTGGCATGCATAGTGCCATCAAAATGCTAAATAGCAGAATTAGAGTTGTTCATCAATATCTGCAAGCAATGCAGAGAG GTGATATTCCTCTTGACAATTCATTGCTTAGACAAGTCTTGAGCCTTCTGAGAAGATTGCCAGCCATGGAATCAGAGAAGTTCCAAGATGATTTTCTGATG GAATTTAACGACACACTTCTCATGACCTACCTCATGATGTTCACAAACTGTTCAAG TACCATGAATGAGCTGGTTGATAAATTCAACACAACCTATGACAGGCAGAGTAGAAGGGGAGGCCGGACTGCTTTCATATAG